A region of Salmo salar chromosome ssa17, Ssal_v3.1, whole genome shotgun sequence DNA encodes the following proteins:
- the s41a2 gene encoding Solute carrier family 41 member 2 has translation MNIHTLGDSLGPSLAVRMSGAAGGWSSLSLKPVPIGWIPSLFQTMVPTGYTKLQEERGLAMVDLGPKPDGNGYRPDPTHLEVRRHSDRVARTSVSLSDGGDVRYSETEPMLPEGTLSGEEGDDEENEEEESQRPPTRNMPKESPLAMALQIVVPFLLAGFGTVSAGMVLDIVQHWDAFKYITEIFILVPALLGLKGNLEMTLASRLSTAVNVGKMDSPIEKWNLIIGNLALKQVQATVVGFLAAVAAVVLGWIPEGKFQMNHAVLLCSASVATAFIASMLQGFIMVGVIVGSKKTGINPDNVATPIAASFGDLITLAILAWISQGLYNCLDSHPYASSLVCAFFLSLTPVWMVISSKHPASRTLLYSGWEPVITAMVISSIGGLILDKTVSDPNLAGIVVYTPVINGIGGNLVAIQSSRISTHLHFHSAPGEVPEEAKGCYYPCRTFCGTGANHRSAQVLLLLVLPGHLIFLYTIHLMKSGHTTLTPIFMTVYLATALLQVFLLLCIADWMVYSMWCSGKDPDSFSIPYLTALGDLLGTALLALSFQFLWYIGDQDSDVGD, from the exons ATGAACATCCACACACTGGGCGACTCTCTGGGCCCTAGCCTAGCGGTGCGTATGAGCGGAGCCGCTGGAGGCTGGAGCAGTCTCTCTCTGAAGCCAGTGCCTATCGGGTGGATCCCCTCTCTGTTCCAAACCATGGTCCCTACGGGATACACCAAGCTCCAGGAGGAGCGTGGTCTGGCCATGGTCGACCTGGGGCCCAAACCTGATGGGAACGGCTACCGGCCCGACCCCACTCACCTGGAGGTGCGCCGGCACTCAGACCGGGTAGCGCGGACATCCGTTAGCCTGTCAGACGGTGGGGATGTGCGGTACTCTGAGACTGAGCCCATGCTCCCTGAGGGGACGCTCTCAGGGGAGGAGGGTGATGACGAGGagaatgaggaagaggagagtcaGAGGCCCCCCACACGGAACATGCCCAAGGAGTCGCCCCTGGCCATGGCGCTGCAGATTGTGGTGCCTTTCCTGCTGGCTGGGTTCGGCACGGTGTCGGCAGGGATGGTGCTGGACATAGTACAG CACTGGGATGCCTTTAAGTACATTACAGAGATCTTCATCCTGGTTCCGGCTCTGCTGGGCCTGAAGGGCAACCTGGAGATGACCCTCGCATCCAGACTATCCACCgcg GTCAATGTGGGGAAGATGGACTCTCCCATAGAGAAGTGGAATCTGATCATAGGAAACCTGGCGCTaaaacag gtaCAGGCTACAGTAGTAGGCTTCCTGGCAGCTGTGGCGGCAGTGGTTCTGGGTTGGATCCCAGaggggaagttccagatgaatcatgctgtgctgctctgctctgccagcGTGGCCACTGCCTTCATAGCCTCTATGCTGCAGG GCTTCATCATGGTGGGAGTGATCGTGGGCTCCAAGAAGACGGGCATCAACCCCGACAACGTGGCTACGCCCATCGCCGCCAGCTTCGGTGACCTCATCACCCTGGCCATCCTGGCCTGGATCAGCCAGGGACTCTACAACTGcctgg ACTCTCACCCGTACGCGTCCTCCCTGGTGTGTGCCTTCTTCCTGTCTCTGACTCCAGTGTGGATGGTGATCTCCTCCAAACACCCGGCCAGCCGCACCCTGCTCTACTCCGGCTGGGAGCCTGTCATCACTGCCATGGTCATCAGCAG TATCGGAGGTCTCATCTTGGACAAAACAGTGTCTGACCCGAACCTGGCTGGCATCGTGGTGTACACCCCTGTCATTAACG GTATTGGGGGGAACCTGGTAGCCATCCAGTCTAGCCGTATCTCCACTCACCTGCACTTCCACAGTGCTCCTGGGGAGGTACCAGAGGAAGCCAAAGGCTGCTACTACCCATGCCGCACCTTCTGTGGCACAG gagccaATCACCGTTCGGCCCAGGTGCTGCTCCTATTGGTGCTCCCGGGTCACCTGATCTTCCTGTACACCATCCACCTGATGAAGAGCGGCCACACCACCCTGACGCCTATCTTCATGACCGTCTACCTGGCTACCGCCCTCTTACag GTGTTCCTGTTGCTGTGTATAGCAGACTGGATGGTGTACTctatgtggtgtagtggtaaagACCCAGACAGTTTCTCCATCCCCTACCTGACCGCCCTGGGCGACCTCCTGGGCACCGCCCTACTGGCCCTCAGCTTCCAATTCCTGTGGTACATCGGCGACCAGGACAGTGATGTGGGTGACTGA
- the s41a2 gene encoding solute carrier family 41 member 2 isoform X1, which produces MNIHTLGDSLGPSLAVRMSGAAGGWSSLSLKPVPIGWIPSLFQTMVPTGYTKLQEERGLAMVDLGPKPDGNGYRPDPTHLEVRRHSDRVARTSVSLSDGGDVRYSETEPMLPEGTLSGEEGDDEENEEEESQRPPTRNMPKESPLAMALQIVVPFLLAGFGTVSAGMVLDIVQHWDAFKYITEIFILVPALLGLKGNLEMTLASRLSTAVNVGKMDSPIEKWNLIIGNLALKQVQATVVGFLAAVAAVVLGWIPEGKFQMNHAVLLCSASVATAFIASMLQGFIMVGVIVGSKKTGINPDNVATPIAASFGDLITLAILAWISQGLYNCLDSHPYASSLVCAFFLSLTPVWMVISSKHPASRTLLYSGWEPVITAMVISSIGGLILDKTVSDPNLAGIVVYTPVINGIGGNLVAIQSSRISTHLHFHSAPGEVPEEAKGCYYPCRTFCGTGANHRSAQVLLLLVLPGHLIFLYTIHLMKSGHTTLTPIFMTVYLATALLQIWPPPAVSCLKSSSCALSVWMCSLSLSLFHVDTTSVRPVSEDTGIPVTCTSLCKGMFYREPDLRANTMFREIVDNFKKMSRW; this is translated from the exons ATGAACATCCACACACTGGGCGACTCTCTGGGCCCTAGCCTAGCGGTGCGTATGAGCGGAGCCGCTGGAGGCTGGAGCAGTCTCTCTCTGAAGCCAGTGCCTATCGGGTGGATCCCCTCTCTGTTCCAAACCATGGTCCCTACGGGATACACCAAGCTCCAGGAGGAGCGTGGTCTGGCCATGGTCGACCTGGGGCCCAAACCTGATGGGAACGGCTACCGGCCCGACCCCACTCACCTGGAGGTGCGCCGGCACTCAGACCGGGTAGCGCGGACATCCGTTAGCCTGTCAGACGGTGGGGATGTGCGGTACTCTGAGACTGAGCCCATGCTCCCTGAGGGGACGCTCTCAGGGGAGGAGGGTGATGACGAGGagaatgaggaagaggagagtcaGAGGCCCCCCACACGGAACATGCCCAAGGAGTCGCCCCTGGCCATGGCGCTGCAGATTGTGGTGCCTTTCCTGCTGGCTGGGTTCGGCACGGTGTCGGCAGGGATGGTGCTGGACATAGTACAG CACTGGGATGCCTTTAAGTACATTACAGAGATCTTCATCCTGGTTCCGGCTCTGCTGGGCCTGAAGGGCAACCTGGAGATGACCCTCGCATCCAGACTATCCACCgcg GTCAATGTGGGGAAGATGGACTCTCCCATAGAGAAGTGGAATCTGATCATAGGAAACCTGGCGCTaaaacag gtaCAGGCTACAGTAGTAGGCTTCCTGGCAGCTGTGGCGGCAGTGGTTCTGGGTTGGATCCCAGaggggaagttccagatgaatcatgctgtgctgctctgctctgccagcGTGGCCACTGCCTTCATAGCCTCTATGCTGCAGG GCTTCATCATGGTGGGAGTGATCGTGGGCTCCAAGAAGACGGGCATCAACCCCGACAACGTGGCTACGCCCATCGCCGCCAGCTTCGGTGACCTCATCACCCTGGCCATCCTGGCCTGGATCAGCCAGGGACTCTACAACTGcctgg ACTCTCACCCGTACGCGTCCTCCCTGGTGTGTGCCTTCTTCCTGTCTCTGACTCCAGTGTGGATGGTGATCTCCTCCAAACACCCGGCCAGCCGCACCCTGCTCTACTCCGGCTGGGAGCCTGTCATCACTGCCATGGTCATCAGCAG TATCGGAGGTCTCATCTTGGACAAAACAGTGTCTGACCCGAACCTGGCTGGCATCGTGGTGTACACCCCTGTCATTAACG GTATTGGGGGGAACCTGGTAGCCATCCAGTCTAGCCGTATCTCCACTCACCTGCACTTCCACAGTGCTCCTGGGGAGGTACCAGAGGAAGCCAAAGGCTGCTACTACCCATGCCGCACCTTCTGTGGCACAG gagccaATCACCGTTCGGCCCAGGTGCTGCTCCTATTGGTGCTCCCGGGTCACCTGATCTTCCTGTACACCATCCACCTGATGAAGAGCGGCCACACCACCCTGACGCCTATCTTCATGACCGTCTACCTGGCTACCGCCCTCTTACag ATATGGCCTCCTCCAGCAGTCTCCTGTCTGAAGAGCAGTTCCTGTGCTCTATCTGTCTGGAT GTGTTCACTGAGCCTGTCTCTATTCCATGTGGACACAACTTCTGTAAGGCCTGTATCAGAGGATACTGGGATACCAGTGACCTGTACCAGTTTATGTAAGGGTATGTTCTACAGAGAACCTGATCTTCGTGCCAACACAATGTTCAGAGAGATTGTAGATAATTTTAAGAAGATGAGTCGGTGGTAA